The nucleotide sequence ACGGTAAGAAGTGAAAGGAAATGTAGCATTCTAGTTTCAACCAGAGAAACCTACTTAGCCCCACTTCAATAGTACTCGCCATACACTAGAAGGTTAGTTCTCTATACCCATTTTCACTACTGCTTTATTGGACACATTTTTAATTTGATCCAATGATTATGGATGTAggctcccgaatggcgcagcggtctaaggtactgcatctcagtgctagagacaccggcccagcgtcgtccgggtttggccggggtagactgtcattgtaaataagaatttgttcttaactgacttgccaggttaaataaaggttaaataaaaatgaaataaagtGTGCTGCACCTGCTCACCTGTTTTTATGTTGTCATTCACCCAGGAGAGACCTCTAACTCCTCTGACCAAGTCGAGACATTTCCTGCATCAGGGAAGAAACATCAGGAAGGGAGCAAAGCTAAAGGGTCTCACCACTGCCCTCACTGTGAGGAGAGCTTCCCATTCCCATCATATCTTGAAAGACACCTTCGAAAACattctggagagaagccttacgccTGCTCTGTCTGTGGGAAGCGCTTTCCTGCATCACATCATCTAACAGTTCATCAACGAgtgcacacaggagagaagccttaccactgctctgactgtgggatgaGTTTCTCTCAACTGAGTGGCTTGAAAGGTCACCaacgaacacacactggagagaagcctcacCACTGCTCTACCTGCAGCAAAAGTTTCTCCTATCTGCGAGACTTGCAACGTCATCAGCTGattcacacaggagaaaagccttactcctgctctgactgtgggaagggTTTCACCTCACCAAGCCATCTAACTGTTCATAAGAGAGTGCACACTGGAGAAAAGCCTTATAATTGTTCTGAATGTGGGGAGAGTTTCTCTTATGTAGGTAGCTTCAAACATcaccagagaatacatacaggagagaagccatactcctgTCATGACTGTGAGAAGCGCTTCACCTCATCAAACCAGCTAAAGGTTCACCAGAGGGtgcacacgggagagaaacctttCTGCTGCTCTGAATGTGGGGACTTTTTCTCTCAACAAAGTAACTTGAAAtcacaccagcgaacacacaggagagaagccttaccattgatCTCACTGTAGAGACCCTTGTTCTTAACATACTAACTTAAGTCAGACATCACCAGTAGGGAAGCTTTTACATATGACTGATGCACATATTCAATTAATTCCTTAAGTGGATCAGTgggcacacaggagagaagccatatcAGTAATGCTAGGACCTGCAGAGATTAGTTACCCCCATAATGGTATTCATAGAAGAAGTGGGGGACATTCTAAAATGCTTGTGGTGATCTCCAATGGCTTAACCTGACTTAAGGACATTGAATCAAAAGGAAAGTAGAGAGAAACATCTAGGGGTTAACTCTGTAATGTTGCTAAAGGTGTGTAAAAGGGAAATAGTCAAATAATGCATTAAAGGATTGATACATATTTGAATTAAAAGCTATTAGATGCTATATGGAACTCTTTAAAGTttgttaaattatatatttttgttatgtAGGCCTAACTGTATTGGCTATGAGTTATACTGATAATAAAGTCTTTACCCTGAATTCAGATGTTTTTCCCTCTTTGATTTAGGATACATTTCAACAACAGAAAAATACTCTTATTAAAGTTGCACTGAAGCTAGTAGTAAATCAATGACCCGTTTGTTTATGTAAATAGATATTTCAGaggcgtagcctagtggttagagcgttggactagtatccgaaaggttgcaagatcaaatccccgagctgacaaggtaaaaatctgtcgttctgcccctgaacaaggccgttaacccactgttcctaggccgtcattgaaaataagaatttgttcttaactgacttgccaaataaaataaataaagagtCCGTATGAAAGAGCTGTGAACTCATCTGCGAGTGCTCCcatctaatatatattttttcatctaCCAAAACCTTCCCTTTCGTGTTTATAAGCACCACAACACTTACTGATGCCATTTGTTTGAAATCTGctcatacatacagtataaatgGGAGAGGGTGTGGCACGCAAAGGAGGAACAGGAGGTTGAACTCTGACCACTGTTTAGGATGTATTCTTTCTAGAAGTCCATACCTTGTAAACTAGCTATAGCCAGCAGATCCTCAGGTGTACAGCAGGATCCAGGGATAGAACCTTAAACCTCAGCCCatcatgaagaaaaaaaaaaacacgtCATTGATTCAGCTGTCATGCTGAGGAACATTGATGTATTGGACAATTACAGGAGTGCTGATCAAAAGGACAGTTTTGCTCAGTCGGTAAACCTCCGACTTGAGAATGTTGAAAGAAGATGCTGTGTTACAAGAGAACATTATGGAAGTCCTATTTCGGTACCACTGTGAAGGTGATTCTGATGAAGAGGATGCAAGGATTGGACGATTTgatcatggtaagagcaggttttATCCAGAGCGGTTGGGTCTTTTCAAGTTATTAAGTCTTATTTCAAGTTATTAAGTCTAAACAAAATATTACACAAAATATGATTTGTTATGGCTTTTTCTTTTGCCCTCCACTGCATATGCCACAGCAACATTGTATGCACATTCACTTAAAGCTACACACACCAACAGTTTTATGTTTTGTCATAAAAAAGAtagaagataagtgtttccaatgacatcattcAATTAGACAatgcctactcataattggttaaGCACATGATGCAcactgatgatgtcattggaaacgcTTATCTTTTACCCATATGTTGATGTGCTGGAGAGAATGAATACGAAGTTGCAAATTTTTctaatttgagtcatttagcagatgctcttatctagaacaattagggttaagtgccttgctcaagagcacatggACCGATTTGTCCCCTAGGGGATTCGAACCAacgaccttttggttacttgtCCAACGCTCTCAAaggctaggttacctgccgccccaaactaTGCTTATGTGTTCTGCCTTGCAAAGCATTTCATTTTATTAGTACCAGTTTTATAGCTGAAAATAACCTGTCAATTTTCCAGGAGTGCAACTTAAAACCTATCATTTTGTCAAATTTTTGTCCATATTGAGTCTCCCATAGACCCAAATGcagtagcagctgggtctggtctactggtCATTGACTTTAATTGAACCAGAAAAAATCTGCGAGTGGGGTGTCTCGCTTTCTCTCCAGTCTCTGGCTACAGATTTTCGCTGTAGACAACACCTGGCTGTCTGAGCAATGGAGACAATTAAAGTAGCAAACTTCCACTTTTTTTTACCAGCAACTGATCACAGTCTATTAGATACTTTGTCAAGTTGCACTTATTTTTAGACTAGTctatatacaaaaaaatacataaatagcAAAATTGTGTATGAtatgattgcattttggaacccCGCTCCTCTGCCGCCCCAAGCTGAATGGTTTTCACCACCCACACTGCTTTGATTGGTGCAGCTAGAAATCAGAAGAATGATTGAACCACCAGCCGACTACTGCACTACAGATGGAATAacgagacagatatttcaccgtatatataaatgtgaagcatccagtTGGCGTTTCCACTCGCTACCAAATGTGGTAGTGCAAGGAAGCTCAGTGGccagcagtgggagaagatggaatgaGATGGATTTTGTCCGACATTCTGATAATTGACTAatcgattaaacatttgatctcaatacagttttctgttcccaaaactagaacatgttatgaacagagtggactaatttttgtagactttaccctttgccaaagttttttaaaaatggtGTTGTTTAGAAGGGCAAAGGCTAATTGAGTAATTGCACGTCACATAGTAGGCATTACCCaacggtaccgcttgccgtacgttagcagagagaacagtctatgacttgggtgactggagtctttgacaatttatgggtctttcctctgacactgcctagtatataggtcctggatggcaggaagcttggccccagtggtgtactgggctttacacattaccctctgtagcgccttacggtcagatgccgggCAGTTGTCATAGCAGGTGGTGATgaaaccggtcaggatgctctcgatggtgcagatgtagaaccttttgaggatcaggagacacatgccaaatcttttcagtctcccgagggggaaaggtgttgtcgtgccctcttcacgactatatTGGTGTGTCTGGACAATGATAGTTAGTCTGTGATattgacaccaaggaacttgaagctcttgacccgctccactacagccccgtcaatgttaatgggagcttgttcggcctgccttttcctgtggtcaacaatcagctcctttgtcttgctcacattgagggagaggttgttgcaccagtctctgacctcctccctatagactgtctcattgttgtcggtaatcaggtctaccactgttgtgtcgtcagcaaacttggtgttggagtcatgtttggccacgcagttatgggtgaacagggagtacaggaggggactaagcatgcacccctgaggggccctagTGTTTAGGATCAGCCtggtagatgtgttgttgcctacccttaccacctgggggcagcccgccaggaagtccaggatccagttgtagagggatgtgttttgtcccagggtccttagcttagtgatgagctttgtgggcactatggtgttgaacactgagctgtaggcaatgaacagcattctcacataggtgttccttttgtccaggtgggtaagggcagtgtggagtgcgattgagattgtgtcatctgtggatctgttggggcggtatgtgaattggagtgagtctagggtatccgggatgatgctgttgatgtgagaacatgaccagcctttcaaagcacttcatagctaccgacgtgagtgctacgggcggtaatcatttaggcaggttacctttgcttccttgggcacagggactatggtggtctgcttgaaacatgtaggtattagactcggtcagggagaggttgaacatgtcagtgaagacacttgccagttggtctgcgcatgctttgagtacacgtcctggtaatctgtctggccccacgactttgtgaatgttgacctgttttaaggtcttgctcacatcggctaccgagagcgttatcacacagtcgtcctaAACAGCTGGGGCTGTCATGcttgcttcagtgttgcttgcctcgaatcgagcatagaaggcatttagcttgtctggtaggctcgcgtcactgggcagctcgcggctgtgtttccctatgtagtccataatagtttttaAACCCTGCTATATCCGACGACCATCAAAGCCGgggtagtaggattcaatcttaattctGTTTTgacgctttgtctgtttgatggttcatctgaaaGCATTAGGGGATTTCTTATAagagtccggattagtgtcccgctccgtGAAAgtagcagctctagcctttagctcgatgcggatgttgcctgtaatccatggcttctggtttggatatgtacatacagtcactgtggggacgacgtcgtcaatgcacttattaatgaagccggtgactgaggtggtatactcctcaataacattggatgaatcccggaacatattccagtctgtgctagcaaaacagtcctgtagtgtagcatccgtgtcatctgaccacttccatattgtgcgagtcactggtacttcctgctttagtttttgcttgtaagcaggaatcgggaggatagaattatggtctgatttgccaaatggagggcgggggagagctttgtacgcatctctgtgtgtagagtaaaggtggtctagagtttttttcccccctctggttacacatgtgacatgctggtagaaatgaggtgaaacggatttaagtttgcctgcattaaagtcccggcCACCAGGAGCGcccttctggatgagcatttttggTCAACCAGctgatgagaactctcttggtagatagtgtggtcaacagcttatcatgaggtactctacctcaggcgagcaataactcgagacttctttaatattagacatctgctaaacacgtatgTAAACATGTGTACTGCACTCCTGATGTAGTGAGCGTTAtcattgacaaatagacacacgtcttaccagacgtagcttctctgtcctgctgatacatggaaaatcccgccagctctatattatccgtgtcgtcgttcatcAGTAGTGCAGTACACATGTTTACatatgtgtttagcagatgtctaatattaaagaagtctcgagttattgctcgcctgaggtagagtacctcatgataagctgtagaccacactatctaccaagagagttctcatcagCTGGTTGTTTACATATGTGTTGAGCAGatattattgcaggtgtagcaaaatgctacCACACACTTACCATTTTTTGATATTCTTTACACACTGGAATTCTTTAGTCTACCAGACCAATACAATAGTTATGTCTACTTACTGCACTACTGATGCACCTTACTGCACTACTGATGGACCCTACTGCACTACTGCCGCACCTTACTGCACTACTAATGCACCTTACTGCACTACTAATGCACCTTACTGCACTACTAATGCACCTTACTGCACTACTAATGCACCTTACTGCACTACTAATGCACCCTACTGCACTACTGATGGACCCTACTGCACTACTGATGGACCCTACTGCACTACTGAGGATTCATATACTTAGCCTATTTACATAACTCCTGTACATACTCATCATTCTTACTCTATAATTCTATGCTGCTACTGTACTTTATTTGGTTGTCCCACTCACTATGCACATATGTAAACAGTGTATATACtatgtacatatatatttttttaaatcgtaTTATTTATAGCTAATTTTCTTATTATCTGAATGAATTAGTCACCAGGGAGTGCACACAGGCGAGAAGCCTGACTAACTTAAAATATCACCTGCGAACACATACTTTTGCCCTGATTGTGGGTAGAGTTTATTTTCTCTGGGCAATTTAAAACCTCACCAGTGGTGCTTGTGGTAATCTCCATCGATTGTTTAAGGTGATAAACCCCAAATAGAAAAActtcaaagatttttttttttgaggggTATGTGAGTTATTTTTGTAATGTGTGTAAAATAATACATACGTGTTAATAGATATTTGCTATATGGAACTCTGAAGTTTGGTCAAACCTGTAACACTTTCATAAACacagtgtggctcagttggtagaccacggtgcttgcaacgccagagttgtgggttcgattcccacgttGGATCAGTACCAAAATGTATGCACTCGCTGCTGTAAGAAGTCGCTCTTGATAAGAGCTAAATGACTGTGAatgtataataactaataataaccTGAATCAAACGTGATAATGCATTATAAAGTACGACAATGACTAAGTCAATACATTTCTTATGAAAGTAAAATCCAATAAGTAAGTTTCTCCAGATAGAGCTGCACCTTTTGTATATTTGTCCTCTCATATAAAATGAAGTATTTGTATCTAAAGGATTTTATCAGGTTGAAGAATTTGATGTCtatattttttggggtatgtAACAATTGGATAAGACAACACTAGTAAAGGCTTTACCATTTATCTCATTTTAAATTGGTGGGCGGGATTTAGAGGACTACTTCATGACGTGAATACTGACTCCTGGCTTTTATTGTGGACTTTTCCTAATTTCTGTGACCGGAAGTACTATATTGTTGCTGATGAGACACTGATGCCGTCCACCATCTTTGGGTCCAACCATGAACACAAAAATGGGGGCATTTGCACTACTGGTAAAGCTTTATACATGCTCAAAATGTTTAAATGGTGAGTTATTTACCTAGCGATCTAAAGTCTTGTGCAAAACTTTGCTTGAAATGTATTAATTCGATATTAATTTGATGCACTCTAGCTAGTTAGATAGCCAGAGAACCTAGGTAACGTTAGCATTTCTTGTGATCAAAATGACATGGGACTTGCTTAATTATAGATATTTGTATAAATGtaaagaaatgtttgttttgttaacAAAATTATGTAGCTTCAAATTGTAACATATGCCTATTGTTCAAATGTTGTAGTCATGGGAGATGCATTTCTATTCCGTGCATTGTTTTACCACATGCATTTGATGGTATGCATATTAGAATATACCTTTAACCCAAAAGTTACTGTGTCCTCCATTGAAGTGGTAAAGAGACTGTTACCTCGTGCTTATATGCTGCTGGTGTGTTTGAGTGTACCGTCTACCTTCTAAGTTCATAGAGTAGGCTTACATTGAAGACAGCAAGGACCTcaacctgctcctctccttcaaTGCTGGAAGCACCACTTGGATCGATCTTCATGTGAGCACTGGCACATATTTACAACATGAGTAGGAAACATGAAATCGAGATAGGGAAACGTTGTTGGATGACATCGAACTGAGTTTATGGACTTTACCTGAGGACAATTTACTTTACCTGTTTGAACGTTGTGGAATAAATGGATCTGAAGTGAAAGAGTCAACGCTCATTGGGTAAAATACAAATATTGTGAAAATGTTGATTTACTGGAACCAACTGACCAGGGAATGTCTCGGTTACACCGACCGAAGGAAGACATCTAAGGAATACAGAATGAGGAGGGAGGGGCTTGGTTTTGCAGCAACAGGCTGGAGGCAAAGTCAACTCCACAGTGACTCATACCACAGCAGAGTGAGAGGGGTGAGTAATCTGTCATAAAGACTTTAAACTGTCATAAACTGACAGGAGATTAGAAAGGTGAGCACAACTTCAGAAGCCTAGAACATCCACTTGTAAATGGACTGAGGAGGAGATGTTGGGAATGAGAAATGATTCAACCTTGTAAACTCTAGTGGGAAACCCATTGGTGGGGCATATTGAtttccttttgtgtgtgtgtttattttaggAGATCGAGGACCTGCTTAGCCTGCCGCTGTCCCTCCAAACTGAGACAGCCTACTGGGTCCTTGTTGTAACAGTAGAGCCCAAAGTGTACAGCAGGCTCCAGAGATGGCATCTTGGCCAACTCTTAAGAgggtaactgtgctgctggagcAGAGTCAACATCACAGTGGAAGATGTTGGTCTTTGAACAGAAAAGATGAAGTCATATTACATAACAATGTTCAATGGTTTTACTTCCTTGTTACAGCTACTGATGTGATGATGTAAATAtcaatatttgctggtctgtggtgtgcaATTAGATcaaccagacactgcacttgacacattaaTGACATTGATATTCCAGTTACTAATTTGCatacacccattaagaaaattactaaaaactgttaaatccccgtaGATTGAGGAATtggaaaaatggtatggttgagagggacgaGGCAAAAgctatggcaaataagtctggtagcacaactgattggcaaatgtacaaaaaaaaataaaaaatcatgtGACTTaactaaataaaaagaagaaatgACTACACTAAAAcaaataaattatataaagaatgatagtaaaaagctttgggacaacttaaatgaaattttgggggAAAAAAGCCATCGAGCTGAATTAGATGGCTCAtttatcacaaaacccactgatattgccaactactttaattaccttttcattggcaagataaagaaacttagggatgacatgccagaaACAAaagctgacactacacatccaagtatatcggaccaaattattaaagacaagaattgtacttttgaattccgtaatgtcagtgtggaagaggtgagaaaattgtctatcaacaatgacaagccatcGGGGTCTAACAATCTGGATGTAAAACTTCTGAGGATAATAGCAATACTAGCAAACAGCAAGCCAATATGTAATTTATAGGCCTGTAGTGTTTTGCGTTGGAACCAATGGAGTGGGTGGAGTAGAAAGTGTTTCTGGGCATGGTGCTGATATGTGTGTGTCTTCAAATATCAACATAACGCTTCTCATGACCTAGCTTTGTGTTCAAACTCACCTGCTTTGTATTCTAGGAACACGAGTAAGTAGACAGAACCCTGGCTTTATGGACACAATCTATATAGTGTTTCCTGTATAGTGCTATATGTACCATATAGTATCCAGGCAACCCATTTTAAGCTGTTTGACCACAGTATAAGGCCAGCAACACTCCATGATTCAACGCCCCATGTAATTACACcatatatagattctacagaccctacacCATTTTTACGCCTGCACAAAGAATTGTTTTTCCTGTACACTGCTATATATTTGTACCATATAGTGTCCAGGCATCTTGACCTTGGACATATTTTAAAAATCAAAATGTAATGCAAATGCCACttaaatatgaacaaatatgaGTTACTGTTAATGTTTAGACGATTAATAAATACAGGTTAATGACAGTTTTCTATTACATGAGGGACTTTTATTTTGCAAACTTCCAAAATTCCGTGACCCGGAAGTATTTTTCTTTTAGTGTTGCTGAGGAGACGCTGATGGGAAAAGGTAAGTAAAAAAGGTCCGACTTTGATTCATAGCTTAATTTGTTCACTTTTTAAATACATTGCTAAATGTTGCCTTGCAAGGACAAGTCCATTATATTTACAGTCCTGAAAGTAACCTACCAATATAGACCGCTTGCACGTGTTCAAAACATGTTCATTGTTCGACTCTAGCAGGTTAGATATCTCACCTACCTAGCTAGTATTGCTAACAGCTAGCTGGCTATACGGGCAATTGAGGCCGAAAACATGATAGCAAATACTTAACATCTCTGTATGGTAGTTTCACACCTTCTCAAATCGTCAAGCTGGTGAGTGAAATAATCATAGATACTTCATCGTT is from Salvelinus namaycush isolate Seneca chromosome 28, SaNama_1.0, whole genome shotgun sequence and encodes:
- the LOC120023485 gene encoding gastrula zinc finger protein XlCGF7.1-like; this translates as MASVEDSSQTLLLNIITKDEEEEVKIWECDDYPGASPETASVGPSNSSQTLGLNVIIKEEEEEEEEDDIGESDHGETSNSSDQVETFPASGKKHQEGSKAKGSHHCPHCEESFPFPSYLERHLRKHSGEKPYACSVCGKRFPASHHLTVHQRVHTGEKPYHCSDCGMSFSQLSGLKGHQRTHTGEKPHHCSTCSKSFSYLRDLQRHQLIHTGEKPYSCSDCGKGFTSPSHLTVHKRVHTGEKPYNCSECGESFSYVGSFKHHQRIHTGEKPYSCHDCEKRFTSSNQLKVHQRVHTGEKPFCCSECGDFFSQQSNLKSHQRTHRREALPLISL